A single Fusarium oxysporum Fo47 chromosome IV, complete sequence DNA region contains:
- a CDS encoding Aldehyde/histidinol dehydrogenase — translation MFRSFSSQHRPLARLGALHQHKPKALLASRYLSLWNPPKFENEKMFDYAKGSPERAQLTESIKKLKSSFPVKIPIQISGAEPQTTSKQILKQQNPSNHKEVVAEYATATPDHVNAAIDAALKAKPDWEALPFEDRAAIFLRAAELVTGKYRSDIVAATMIGMGKNIWQAEIDAPAETADFFRHYIDEAWKLYAQQPKVQTPGVWNKMEYRPLEGFVYAVSPFNFTALGATLVGPAALLGNVVVWKPSDSAIHASWLLYQILLEAGLPKDVIQFLPGEPNEVTDAVLKRPEFGALTFIGSTKVFKGLQKKIGNGIGDEIYNSYPRVVGETGGKNWGIVHPTADVKSAALNTVRAAFEYQGQKCSANSRVYVAASVWPEFKKHLQEQVSALKVGDVENYENFINPVIHEASFDKLNKIIEDAKNDKDLELVVGGKASKDKGYYVYPTVYQTTNPRHEIMTQELFGPILGIYVFPDNEWEETLTLLDTTSRYALTGSIFAKDPYVLREAQNALKHAAGMLYLNTKCTGAVVAQQPFGGSRDSGTNDKTGTMAHLQRFVSTRTIKEEFVPLEKVLYLSNE, via the exons ATGTTCAGATCTTTTAGCTCTCAGCATCGGCCTCTGGCTCGACTTGGTGCTCTTCACCAGCACAAGCCCAAAGCTCTGTTAGCCAGCCGGTATTTGAGTCTGTGGAACCCACCAAAATTCGAGAATGAGAAAATG TTCGACTATGCCAAGGGCTCCCCAGAACGAGCCCAGCTTACAGAAAgtatcaagaagctcaagagctCGTTCCCTGTCAAGATTCCCATTCAAATCAGCGGCGCAGAG CCTCAGACCACCAGCAAGCAAATTCTTAAGCAGCAAAACCCATCAAACCACAAAGAAGTCGTGGCAGAATATGCAACCGCCACGCCTGACCATGTCAACGCAGCTATAGACGCCGCtctcaaggccaagcccGATTGGGAAGCTCTGCCCTTTGAAGATCGCGCAGCCATTTTCCTTCGTGCAGCTGAGTTGGTAACTGGTAAATATCGCTCGGATATCGTTGCGGCAACCATGATTGGCATGGGCAAAAATATATGGCAAGCTGAGATTGATGCTCCAGCCGAGACAGCAGACTTCTTCCGTCATTATATCGACGAGGCATGGAAGCTGTATGCTCAGCAACCGAAAGTACAGACGCCTGGTGTATGGAACAAGATGGAGTATCGACCATTGGAGGGTTTTGTATATGCAGTGTCACCTTTTAACTTCACTGCTCTTGGTGCCACGCTTGTCGGACCAGCTGCTTTACTCGGGAACGTCGTGGTTTGGAAGCCTTCTGACTCAGCTATACATGCTAGTTGGCTTCTGTATCAGATCCTTCTTGAAGCCGGTCTTCCAAAGGACGTCATTCAGTTCTTGCCTGGCGAGCCCAACGAGGTCACTGATGCAGTCCTGAAGAGACCTGAGTTCGGCGCTCTGACCTTCATCGGCTCGACCAAGGTCTTCAAGGGATTGCAGAAGAAAATTGGCAACGGTATTGGGGACGAGATCTACAACTCGTATCCCCGGGTTGTCGGAGAGACCGGCGGCAAGAACTGGGGAATTGTTCACCCAACTGCAGATGTGAAGAGTGCTGCTCTCAACACAGTTAGAGCTGCTTTTGAGTACCAGGGACAGAAGTGCTCCGCCAACTCTCGTGTCTACGTCGCGGCGTCAGTGTGGCCTGAGTTCAAGAAACACCTTCAAGAGCAAGTGTCTGCTTTGAAGGTTGGAGACGTCGAGAACTACGAAAACTTCATCAATCCAGTCATTCATGAGGCCTCGTTTGATAAGCTTAACAAGATTATCGAGGATGCTAAGAATGACAAGGACCTGGAACTTGTCGTCGGTGGCAAGGCGTCTAAGGACAAAGGCTACTACGTTTACCCAACAGTCTATCAGACAACCAACCCTCGTCACGAAATCATGACACAAGAGCTTTTCGGTCCTATCCTCGGCATCTATGTCTTTCCTGACAATGAGTGGGAAGAAACCTTGACTCTTCTTGATACTACATCCAGATACGCTCTGACGGGTAGTATTTTTGCCAAAGACCCATACGTGCTACGCGAGGCTCAAAATGCCTTGAAGCACGCTGCTGGCATGCTGTATCTGAACACTAAGTGTACTGGTGCAGTGGTGGCTCAACAGCCTTTCGGAGGTTCTCGTGACTCGGGGACCAATGATAAGACTGGAACTATGGCCCATTTGCAGAGGTTTGTGAGCACTAGGACGATCAAGGAGGAGTTTGTGCCGTTAGAGAAAGTTCTATACCTCTCTAATGAGTAA
- a CDS encoding FAD-linked oxidoreductase-like protein, translating to MLSRTVVQHQRHILPLSSRFYAQPQIRAISNAALRTTLKPTQAPTAEEPSPLSKIPMGVLLRSVALTTIMANRWLLQPSLAFIALITQSNSAVLNPDKNPVLSRILQWTIYDHFCAGNSIPEVSSTVKYIKNLGFHGIILGYSKDVVLDPNVKLPTTGVEDYPKECYDMIDEWKKGNINTLNMIEAGDLLAVKVTGAGPIAVDALQAGKPMNSYLHKALNDICSETRRRGCQLWIDAEQQAMQPTLDDWTIILMREHNRNGNALVYNTIQAYLKGARQNAKRHIHLAAQEGWTVGIKLVRGAYIENEIRFLIHDTKEDTDNSYNDIADMLISRRVPDEAANLSFPDAALVLATHNAESAQKALGTHRKRLEAGLPTVPMKCAQIMGMADELSCKLLQDYEQAVKENRVTSETPKIYKCLPWGSVQECINYLYRRAVENRGAVERTQHMAQAMRQELRRRILG from the exons ATGCTTTCCAGAACTGTCGTTCAACATCAAAGGCATATTTTGCCCTTATCATCTCGCTTTTACGCCCAACCACAAATAAGAGCTATCTCCAATGCAGCGCTAAGAACCACTTTAAAGCCTACTCAGGCACCCACGGCAGAGGAACCATCACCTCTCTCAAAGATACCGATGGGGGTTTTACTTCGTTCGGTCGCATTGACGACTATAATGGCAAATCGCTGGCTGTTACAACCGTCACTTGCATTCATCGCGCTCATCACACAGTCGAACTCAGCAGTCCTCAACCCAGATAAGAACCCAGTGCTCAGTCGGATCCTTCAATGGACTATTTATGACCACTTTTGCGCAGGGAACAGCATTCCCGAAGTGTCAAGTACTGTCAAGtacatcaagaaccttggTTTCCACGGCATCATTCTCGGATACTCCAAAGATGTGGTCCTGGACCCTAACGTGAAGCTCCCGACTACTGGCGTCGAGGACTATCCAAAAGAGTGCTACGATATGATCGATGAGTGGAAGAAGGGTAACATCAATACTCTGAATATGATCGAGGCCGGTGATCTTCTGGCTGTCAA GGTGACTGGTGCTGGACCCATCGCCGTAGACGCTTTACAGGCTGGTAAGCCGATGAATAGCTACCTCCACAAAGCTCTCAACGATATCTGTAGCGAGACTCGAAGGCGCGGATGTCAACTCTGGATAGACGCAGAACAACAAGCTATGCAACCTACACTCGACGACTGGaccatcatcctcatgcGAGAACACAACCGGAACGGGAATGCCCTGGTTTACAACACCATTCAAGCTTATCTCAAAGGCGCTAGACAGAATGCGAAAAGGCATATCCACCTagcagctcaagaaggctggACTGTTGGTATCAAGCTAGTTCGCGGCGCATATATCGAGAATGAAATCCGATTCCTCATCCATGATACAAAAGAGGATACGGACAACTCATATAATGATATTGCAGACATGCTAATTTCTCGAAGAGTGCCAGATGAAGCTGCCAACCTCAGCTTCCCCGACGCGGCACTCGTTTTGGCGACACATAATGCTGAGAGTGCGCAAAAGGCCCTTGGCACACACAGAAAGCGTCTCGAGGCTGGTCTTCCCACAGTGCCTATGAAATGTGCACAGATCATGGGCATGGCCGATGAGTTGAGTTGCAAGCTGCTGCAGGATTACGAGCAGGCTGTCAAGGAAAACAGAGTCACTTCCGAGACACCAAAGATTTACAAATGTTTACCTTGGGGTTCGGTGCAGGAGTGTATCAATTATTTGTATCGACGTGCGGTGGAGAATCGTGGTGCTGTTGAGAGGACGCAGCATATGGCGCAGGCGATGAGACAGGAGCTCCGACGTAGGATACTGGGGTAG